A region of Nostoc sp. 'Peltigera membranacea cyanobiont' N6 DNA encodes the following proteins:
- a CDS encoding type I restriction endonuclease, whose amino-acid sequence MVQFVQGRDITLAQLIDQFGLQRADNEQFFSEWQQDLPELTDLEKQSLNEVKAEYLHLSRYQILEPVVKMVVLSPLLRLAGFYQPPFYIASEEEVRISSDDEGTIIRGRIDILVFHPPFWVLVIEAKRAEYSLEVAISQALAYMLANPGNDKPTFGFVTNGREFQFIKLTKQNTPKYELSYTLSLNRGDDLHTVVKVLKRLADLICNYDLSLVLRSKTVPLRIGEGQT is encoded by the coding sequence ATGGTTCAATTTGTTCAAGGAAGAGATATAACCTTAGCCCAACTCATCGATCAATTTGGGCTACAACGTGCAGACAACGAACAGTTTTTCTCGGAGTGGCAGCAAGATTTACCTGAGTTGACTGACTTAGAAAAGCAATCTCTTAACGAAGTCAAGGCAGAATATTTGCATTTATCACGCTACCAAATTTTGGAACCTGTAGTCAAAATGGTGGTGCTATCTCCACTATTGCGTCTAGCAGGTTTTTATCAACCGCCTTTTTACATTGCGTCGGAAGAAGAGGTAAGAATTTCTTCTGATGACGAAGGCACAATTATTAGAGGACGTATTGATATCTTGGTGTTTCATCCTCCATTTTGGGTTCTCGTAATTGAGGCGAAACGAGCAGAATATTCTTTGGAGGTAGCAATTTCTCAAGCATTGGCTTATATGTTGGCTAATCCTGGTAATGATAAACCTACATTTGGTTTTGTAACCAATGGTCGAGAATTTCAATTTATTAAGTTGACGAAACAGAATACACCAAAATATGAATTATCTTACACACTGTCGCTCAATCGTGGGGATGATCTACATACTGTGGTAAAAGTGTTAAAACGTCTAGCTGATTTAATTTGTAATTATGACCTCTCCCTGGTTTTACGTAGTAAAACCGTCCCTCTCCGAATCGGAGAGGGACAGACTTGA
- a CDS encoding serine/threonine protein kinase, with product MELDMHNGYKGVIPLNHHPDFSEQGYQVISELGCNREGGRITYLANVLDSNEQVVIKEFCFARASADLSGVKAYEREIEILKQLNHSRIPRYVDSFEMPGAFYLVQEYKNAPSLGLTRSFYPEEIKQIALSILEILVYLQKQVPSIIHRDIKPENILVDEELNAYLVDFGLARIQGKKIALSSFVAGTSGFMPPEEQFGHSLTEASDLYSLGATLICLLTNTRSVEIGKLIDDNYRFNFQQLVPQISPRFRWWLMKMVERNQKRRYANAAIALKALGTIEVVGSATGIDNLIRTIKPRKRATLLGLATVVTLAAVAGTLISYQPGNTVRQLSEARECQSFDFSSDCQEKIGN from the coding sequence ATGGAGCTTGATATGCACAATGGATATAAAGGGGTAATTCCCTTAAATCACCATCCAGATTTTTCTGAACAAGGCTATCAAGTTATCAGCGAACTAGGATGCAATAGAGAAGGGGGACGGATTACATATCTAGCTAATGTCCTCGACTCTAATGAACAGGTGGTGATTAAAGAGTTTTGTTTTGCTCGTGCAAGTGCTGATTTATCAGGCGTGAAAGCTTATGAGCGCGAAATTGAAATTTTGAAACAACTGAATCATTCCCGCATCCCTCGCTATGTAGATTCCTTTGAAATGCCAGGGGCTTTTTATTTAGTACAGGAATACAAAAATGCTCCATCTTTGGGATTGACACGCAGCTTTTATCCAGAAGAAATTAAGCAAATTGCTCTGTCAATCTTAGAAATTTTGGTTTATTTACAAAAGCAAGTTCCGTCAATTATTCATCGGGATATTAAGCCAGAGAATATTTTGGTCGATGAGGAACTAAATGCTTACCTGGTTGATTTTGGATTGGCTAGGATACAGGGTAAAAAAATAGCTCTGAGCAGCTTTGTCGCCGGAACCTCAGGTTTTATGCCTCCAGAAGAACAGTTTGGCCATTCTCTGACAGAAGCATCAGATTTATATAGTTTAGGAGCAACACTAATTTGCTTACTTACTAATACCCGTTCTGTTGAGATTGGCAAATTAATTGATGATAACTATCGCTTTAATTTCCAGCAATTAGTTCCTCAAATCAGTCCGCGTTTCCGGTGGTGGTTGATGAAAATGGTGGAACGTAACCAAAAACGTCGCTATGCTAATGCGGCTATTGCTTTAAAAGCACTTGGGACAATTGAGGTTGTTGGTAGTGCGACTGGGATAGATAATTTAATCAGGACAATCAAACCTAGAAAACGAGCTACTTTGTTGGGACTAGCTACTGTTGTTACACTGGCTGCGGTTGCGGGAACTTTGATAAGTTATCAGCCTGGTAATACGGTTAGGCAATTGTCGGAAGCTAGAGAATGTCAAAGTTTTGATTTCAGCTCAGATTGCCAAGAAAAAATCGGAAATTAA
- a CDS encoding MBL fold metallo-hydrolase: protein MFLTWFDSNSWLLEIGGKRILIDPWLVGSLIFSNLDWLFKGSRSQNRPIPDNIDLILLSQGLEDHAHPPTLKLLDHSIKVVASPNAAKVVQQLGYTQVTVLAHGETFNLNNQVEIKAFPGSPIGPTLIENSYLLKELESGLTVYYEPHGYHSPQLQQAAPIDVVITPFIDMTLPLLGSIIKGKNSSLEVVKSLKPQVILPTAAGGDVTFEGVLMKLIQTKGSAEEFRSLLEKNNLATRVLEPKPGDRFELPLEKRALAI, encoded by the coding sequence ATGTTTTTAACTTGGTTCGACAGCAACTCTTGGTTACTGGAAATCGGCGGGAAACGGATACTAATTGACCCTTGGCTGGTTGGTTCGTTAATTTTCAGCAATTTGGATTGGTTATTTAAAGGTTCGCGATCGCAAAATCGCCCCATACCAGATAATATTGATTTGATTCTGCTGTCTCAGGGTTTAGAAGACCACGCCCACCCACCAACGCTAAAGCTACTCGACCACAGCATCAAGGTTGTAGCTTCTCCCAATGCAGCCAAGGTAGTACAGCAGTTAGGTTACACCCAAGTTACAGTATTGGCTCATGGTGAAACTTTCAATTTAAATAATCAAGTTGAAATCAAAGCTTTTCCTGGTTCGCCCATTGGCCCCACTTTGATAGAAAATAGTTATCTTCTCAAAGAATTGGAGAGTGGTCTAACTGTATACTACGAGCCTCACGGTTATCATTCTCCACAACTCCAGCAAGCTGCACCTATTGATGTAGTGATTACACCGTTTATTGATATGACACTACCTTTGCTTGGGTCGATTATTAAAGGCAAAAATAGTTCTTTAGAAGTAGTAAAATCATTAAAGCCTCAAGTAATATTACCTACGGCGGCTGGTGGGGATGTGACTTTTGAGGGAGTGCTGATGAAACTTATTCAAACTAAAGGAAGTGCTGAAGAATTTCGTTCGTTACTTGAGAAAAACAATCTGGCGACGCGCGTACTTGAGCCGAAACCAGGCGATCGCTTTGAACTACCATTAGAAAAACGAGCATTAGCAATCTAA
- a CDS encoding S-layer homology domain-containing protein, whose translation MKYINQSYFAQISKFVLAVTSVAIFSPIASASAALGFPTTVAQISDNSSTGQQLLADKKVERRSHTQVSSSKVSAKGRKTGFSLAIWQPANNFSEVIARISVKSKSDKNYLQERFLGDYKYKIKQKAKFVKGLKASDRIVVRLYDTQNRFIGYTEFECLSANTTVNLILSAKPNEYQVVRTVYGVDADQDGTIDAGKTTYDYFTQVRNQRVIFLSSSQTFQGNQFQVESLSPISASSVYPLSFTQGEFALVRQSFLNVFSSDLAEVLQANPGSLVQVTEVSDNSSYDISQMLKNYRKISMSRSLQAGFSDVSVNHWAKSFITKLTAMEILEGFPDGTFRPDAPITRAQFAAMLRKAFAKGKTRQAIAFKDVSTQNWAYNAISEVYQMGFLNPVVDKDFNPSQKLSRLDILVALAQRLNYQASGYTDTILSVYSDANTIPREYRSLIAALTQRGIVVNYPNVNLLNAEQIATRSEVSALLYQALSSTGKVANISSEYVVGQQQVAVDGQTETSAQRMKLRRHCNQGIGNGAEGCYPSNSHPHGGSNDEGGRTPGNR comes from the coding sequence ATGAAATACATTAATCAAAGTTACTTTGCTCAAATAAGCAAATTTGTTCTGGCTGTAACCTCTGTGGCCATATTTTCGCCAATAGCTTCTGCATCTGCCGCTTTAGGGTTCCCTACCACCGTTGCCCAAATATCTGATAATTCCTCCACAGGCCAACAACTTTTAGCTGATAAAAAAGTAGAAAGAAGGAGTCACACTCAGGTAAGTAGTAGTAAAGTTTCGGCAAAAGGGAGAAAGACAGGTTTTAGCCTGGCAATTTGGCAACCAGCAAATAATTTTTCCGAAGTAATTGCCCGTATTTCTGTCAAGAGTAAAAGCGATAAGAATTATTTACAAGAGCGGTTTTTGGGCGATTACAAGTACAAGATTAAGCAAAAAGCAAAATTTGTTAAGGGATTAAAAGCTAGCGATCGCATCGTCGTGCGATTATATGATACTCAAAACCGCTTTATTGGCTACACCGAATTTGAATGTTTGTCGGCAAATACCACAGTTAACCTGATTTTGTCAGCTAAACCTAATGAATACCAGGTCGTTCGCACTGTTTATGGTGTTGATGCTGACCAAGATGGCACTATTGATGCAGGTAAGACCACTTACGACTACTTCACTCAAGTCAGGAACCAACGGGTTATTTTCTTGAGCAGTTCTCAAACCTTCCAAGGTAATCAGTTCCAGGTAGAGAGTTTATCACCAATTTCAGCAAGCAGTGTTTATCCTCTCTCTTTTACTCAAGGTGAGTTTGCTTTAGTGCGCCAGTCGTTTCTTAACGTCTTTAGTTCCGATTTAGCAGAGGTTTTGCAAGCTAATCCAGGTAGTTTGGTGCAGGTGACTGAAGTCAGCGATAACTCTAGCTACGACATTAGCCAAATGCTAAAGAACTATCGCAAAATCAGTATGTCTCGCAGTCTGCAAGCTGGTTTTTCTGATGTTTCGGTAAACCACTGGGCTAAAAGTTTTATTACCAAATTGACAGCAATGGAAATTCTCGAAGGTTTTCCTGATGGGACTTTCCGCCCAGATGCACCGATAACTCGTGCCCAATTTGCAGCAATGCTACGGAAAGCTTTTGCTAAGGGAAAAACTCGCCAAGCGATCGCTTTTAAGGATGTCTCAACTCAAAATTGGGCTTACAATGCCATCAGCGAAGTTTATCAAATGGGCTTTTTAAACCCTGTTGTTGACAAGGATTTCAACCCCAGCCAAAAGCTTTCTCGCCTTGATATTTTGGTAGCATTAGCGCAAAGATTAAATTATCAAGCTAGTGGTTATACGGATACAATCTTATCTGTTTACAGCGATGCAAATACTATTCCTCGTGAATATCGCAGTTTAATTGCTGCCTTGACACAACGCGGTATAGTCGTCAACTATCCCAATGTGAACTTGCTAAATGCTGAACAGATAGCAACCAGGTCTGAAGTCTCTGCTTTGCTATACCAAGCCTTGTCTAGCACTGGAAAAGTAGCAAATATCTCCTCGGAGTACGTGGTTGGACAACAGCAAGTTGCAGTTGACGGGCAGACTGAAACTTCGGCGCAGCGCATGAAACTGCGTCGCCATTGTAACCAAGGAATTGGTAATGGTGCTGAGGGCTGTTACCCAAGCAATTCCCATCCTCACGGTGGTAGTAATGATGAAGGTGGACGGACTCCTGGTAATAGGTAA
- a CDS encoding AAA-like domain-containing protein, whose translation MKKILIVSANPTTTDKLRLDEEVREIQEGLQRSRSRDKFELITKWAVRPDDLRRALLDHNPHIIHFSGHGGGNQGLALENNTGEMQLVSTESLARLFKLFKDKIECILLNACYSEVQAEAIYQHINCVVGMNRAIGDRAAIKFAVGFYDALGADRSYEDAYEFGCSAIDLESIPESSTPVLKSRNNPQGAISANETIPDTEIKPAVILENPEGQVALNSAFYVERSPIEVDCYEAILQPGALIRIKAPRQMGKTSLMSRVLHHASKHDYQTAPVNFQSADAEFLGNLDQFLQWFCASISYELNLPEKLDDYWKGVLGSKNKCTNYFQRYLLPAINSPIALGLDEVDEVFKHPIIAADFFGLLRAWHERSKNETVWKNLRLVIVHSKEVYIPLNINQSPFNVGLPIELPDLNQTQIQDLVQCHRLNWSNSQIEALTTLVGGHPYLVRVALYEIARGRMTLENLQKIAATQEGPYSDHLRRHWLNLQEDTELLAAVKQVMTTNRPVDVGTTEAFKLRSMGLVKFQSNQVVPLCDLYRQYFCDRLGINTNFL comes from the coding sequence GTGAAAAAAATCCTGATTGTGTCAGCTAATCCCACGACGACAGATAAACTTCGCTTGGACGAGGAAGTAAGGGAAATTCAGGAAGGGTTGCAACGCTCTCGCAGCCGAGATAAGTTTGAACTGATTACTAAATGGGCGGTGCGTCCTGACGATTTGCGGCGGGCGCTTTTAGATCATAATCCTCATATCATCCATTTTTCTGGACATGGTGGAGGAAATCAAGGTTTAGCCTTGGAAAATAATACAGGGGAAATGCAACTGGTGAGTACAGAGTCACTGGCAAGGCTATTTAAGTTATTTAAAGACAAAATTGAGTGTATCTTATTAAATGCCTGCTATAGCGAGGTGCAAGCTGAGGCAATTTACCAACACATTAACTGCGTAGTTGGGATGAATCGAGCAATTGGCGATCGCGCCGCGATTAAATTCGCGGTAGGCTTTTATGATGCACTGGGTGCTGATAGGTCTTATGAGGATGCTTACGAGTTTGGCTGTAGCGCTATTGATTTAGAAAGTATTCCAGAATCTTCCACCCCAGTGCTGAAAAGTCGGAACAATCCCCAAGGTGCTATCTCTGCTAACGAAACTATTCCAGATACCGAGATAAAACCAGCAGTCATCTTAGAAAATCCCGAAGGGCAGGTAGCTCTAAACTCTGCCTTCTATGTCGAGCGATCGCCTATTGAGGTAGACTGTTATGAAGCAATTCTCCAACCAGGGGCCTTAATTCGCATCAAAGCGCCCCGGCAAATGGGCAAAACTTCGCTCATGTCGCGGGTTCTCCATCATGCTAGTAAACATGACTATCAGACAGCACCTGTAAATTTCCAGTCAGCCGATGCAGAATTTCTCGGCAATTTAGATCAGTTTTTGCAGTGGTTCTGTGCCAGCATTAGTTATGAATTGAATCTACCAGAGAAGCTAGACGATTATTGGAAGGGTGTTTTAGGTAGCAAGAATAAATGTACAAATTACTTTCAACGGTATTTATTACCTGCGATTAATAGCCCCATAGCTTTGGGTTTGGATGAAGTCGATGAAGTCTTTAAGCATCCTATAATTGCTGCTGATTTTTTTGGATTGCTACGAGCTTGGCATGAGCGCTCAAAGAATGAGACAGTTTGGAAAAATCTCCGGTTGGTGATTGTGCATTCTAAGGAAGTTTATATTCCGCTCAATATTAATCAGTCGCCTTTTAATGTCGGCTTACCCATTGAGTTGCCAGACTTAAATCAAACACAAATACAAGACTTGGTACAGTGTCACAGACTCAATTGGTCTAACTCACAAATTGAAGCATTAACGACACTCGTGGGTGGTCATCCTTATTTAGTAAGGGTAGCGCTTTATGAAATTGCTCGTGGGAGGATGACGCTGGAAAATCTGCAAAAAATCGCTGCAACTCAGGAAGGACCTTACAGTGACCATTTACGCCGCCATTGGCTGAATTTGCAAGAGGATACAGAATTGCTAGCTGCGGTCAAACAAGTGATGACAACAAATCGCCCCGTCGATGTAGGTACAACTGAAGCGTTTAAACTCCGCAGTATGGGGTTAGTTAAGTTTCAAAGCAATCAAGTAGTGCCACTGTGTGATTTGTATCGTCAATATTTTTGCGATCGCTTGGGAATTAATACCAATTTTTTATGA
- a CDS encoding mechanosensitive ion channel family protein gives MMEWITPIAFILAGLLAGIIGEKVIFKKLETFVNHKRIAGGDIIFHSLHRMTFIWFVLSGFFWAILSSPLKPDITNVLHQIITIALLYSVTLVFARLTAGFVDLFIRRAEGVPTSLISNLAKTTVFVLGTLIILQTLGVQITPIVTTLGIGGLAVGLALQDTLANLFSGFYLIISKQVRTGDYVKLDAGHEGYVIDISWRNTTIKEMSNNVVIVPNSKLSSAIFTNYHLPAKEITLTMDVGVSYDSDLEQVEKVTVEVAKEVMREIAPELKDSEPYIRFHTFNDFSIDFTLYMRVSEYFDQRIGKHLFVKKLHKRYQQAGIQIPFPIREVYTR, from the coding sequence ATGATGGAATGGATTACGCCGATAGCATTTATTCTCGCTGGCTTACTGGCTGGAATAATTGGTGAAAAAGTTATCTTCAAAAAACTGGAAACATTCGTTAATCATAAACGAATTGCCGGGGGTGATATTATATTTCATTCCCTGCATCGTATGACCTTTATCTGGTTTGTCCTTAGCGGTTTTTTTTGGGCAATTCTGAGTTCTCCCCTCAAACCAGATATTACCAACGTCCTGCACCAGATTATAACGATCGCACTGCTGTATTCAGTAACCTTAGTCTTCGCCAGATTGACTGCTGGTTTTGTTGATTTATTTATTCGCAGAGCCGAAGGGGTTCCCACATCACTAATTTCTAACCTTGCTAAGACTACTGTTTTCGTTTTGGGAACATTAATTATACTGCAAACATTAGGTGTTCAAATTACACCAATAGTCACAACTTTAGGTATTGGTGGTTTAGCAGTTGGTTTGGCACTTCAAGACACACTCGCAAATTTGTTTTCTGGTTTTTACTTAATTATTTCTAAGCAAGTTAGAACTGGAGATTATGTAAAATTAGATGCTGGACATGAGGGATATGTTATAGATATTTCTTGGCGCAACACGACAATTAAAGAAATGTCAAATAATGTAGTCATTGTTCCTAATTCTAAGTTATCTTCGGCGATTTTCACCAACTATCATTTACCTGCAAAGGAAATTACTTTAACAATGGATGTGGGTGTAAGTTATGATAGCGATTTGGAACAAGTTGAAAAGGTGACTGTAGAAGTGGCCAAAGAAGTCATGCGAGAAATTGCACCGGAATTAAAAGACAGCGAACCATATATCAGATTTCATACTTTTAATGATTTTAGTATAGATTTTACGCTTTATATGCGCGTCAGCGAATACTTCGATCAACGAATTGGTAAACATCTATTTGTGAAAAAATTACACAAACGCTATCAGCAAGCAGGAATTCAAATTCCTTTTCCGATTAGAGAAGTATATACAAGATAA
- a CDS encoding alpha/beta fold hydrolase, with the protein MTVTTQQLATQDAFEKFFWTWQGYKIQYTVMGTGRPLVLVHGFGASIGHWRKNISVLADAGYQVFAIDLLGFGGSDKALIDYSVEVWVELLKDFCTAHIHEPAVFIGNSIGALLSLIVLVEHPEIAAGGILINSAGGLSHRPHELNPPLRMVMAAFNRFVRSPITGKFVYNRIRQKAQIRRTLYQVYRDRQAVTDELVDLLYTPSCDPGAQQVFASILTAPPGPSPEELLPKVERPLLVIWGADDPWTPITGAKIYEKARENGKDIKIVPIPNAGHCPHDEVPDIVNAQIVDWLAQR; encoded by the coding sequence ATGACTGTAACTACACAGCAGCTTGCAACCCAAGACGCTTTTGAAAAATTCTTTTGGACTTGGCAGGGTTACAAAATCCAGTACACTGTCATGGGTACTGGACGACCTCTAGTACTGGTTCACGGCTTCGGTGCTTCCATTGGACACTGGCGCAAAAATATTTCAGTTTTAGCTGATGCTGGCTACCAGGTATTTGCTATAGACCTTTTAGGTTTTGGTGGTTCCGATAAAGCGCTTATTGATTACAGTGTGGAAGTTTGGGTAGAACTGCTGAAAGATTTCTGCACCGCACATATACACGAACCTGCTGTATTTATTGGCAACTCCATTGGCGCACTTTTGAGCTTAATTGTGCTGGTAGAACATCCTGAAATTGCTGCTGGTGGGATTTTGATTAACTCTGCGGGTGGGTTGAGTCATCGTCCTCACGAATTGAACCCGCCGCTACGGATGGTAATGGCAGCTTTTAATCGGTTTGTGCGATCGCCAATTACAGGTAAATTTGTCTATAACCGCATCCGTCAAAAAGCCCAAATTCGCCGTACCCTCTACCAAGTTTACCGCGATCGCCAAGCCGTCACCGATGAATTAGTTGATTTACTTTATACTCCCTCTTGCGACCCAGGAGCGCAACAAGTCTTCGCTTCCATTCTCACAGCGCCTCCTGGCCCTAGCCCAGAGGAACTTTTGCCCAAAGTCGAACGTCCCTTATTAGTAATTTGGGGTGCTGACGATCCCTGGACACCAATTACCGGGGCCAAGATTTACGAAAAGGCGCGTGAGAATGGCAAAGATATCAAAATTGTTCCCATTCCCAATGCCGGTCATTGTCCCCATGATGAGGTTCCAGATATTGTTAATGCCCAGATTGTCGATTGGCTAGCGCAAAGGTGA